The uncultured Carboxylicivirga sp. genomic interval GATATTTCGGAACCCATCACTTATACAGGAGATGAGCCTTACGAAGAAGATTTGGTTTTACCTCAGGTTATTAAATTGGAAGAGAAGAAGCCTGAGCCTATTAAAAAGCAAGAGATATTAGCTCCTGTTTTGGAAATTACTGATAATAGCGACCCGGATGCTGGTGATTTTAATTTTACTTCGGAAGATATGCCGGATGTACCCATTGAAATTCCTGAAATGATTAAAGAGCCTGAAGAAGACAATTCGGTTTATGTATTTGTTGAACGTATGCCAGAACCTCCCGGAGGTATGGAAGGCTTAATGAAATATTTTGCTGAAAGTATCAGATATCCGGTGGTTTGTGCCGAAATGGGTATTCAAGGTAGAGTGTATGTTAGCTTTGTAGTTGAAAAAGATGGAAGTATAGCTGATGCAAAAGTACTTCGAAGTCCTGATGCTAATTTGTCGAAAGAGGCATTAAGAGTAGTGAAAAACATGCAGGCCTGGACTCCAGGTCGACAAGGAGGTAAACCTGTTAAAGTAACTTACACTGTACCCGTTAGTTTTAGATTGCAGAAATAATAATTCCATCTTCAACTATCCATCCCTATATATAATCAAGTACCGTGCAAGGGTAAGTAAAGTTTATTTATAAATCCGTGCCTAAAGTGATAGCAACACAAACAAAGGATTCCTTGTACGGTACTTTTAAAAACTTAAACCATGCAAAATTATTTATCAAAATCAAATATTCTACAACTGTCTGCAGCTCTTGTTGTTTCAGTTATTTTTATTGCTGTATCGTGCAAAAATACAGTAAACGAAGTTAAGCCTCGAGCCTTGGGAGCACCAGGGGAAGTTTTATTGGTGATAGATAACGATAACTGGAACTCGGCTGTAGGTGATACGTTAGATGTATTATTGTCGGATATATTTCCTGCTTTACCACAGGCCGAAAATATGTTTAGGAAAACACGAATTGAATTTTCTAAGTTCCAACGTCATTTTTGTACCTATAGAAATATATTGTTGGTTTCCGTTCGACCTAATATAGCTACTAACAAAGTTCAATTTAAACGAAATGAGTGGGCTATTGATCAGCAGGTGGCCGAAGTAATGGCTAAAGATGCATCCGAACTGGAGGATTTAATTATTCAGAAATGGCCAAAGATCAAGAGCTTTTTTTATAATGGCGATATTGATGCCTTGGTAAAATCGTATAACAGAGTATATGAACCAACAGTGGTGGATATGGTAAAAAAAGAATATCCATTCAGTTTGTATTTTCCCAAAGGATTTGAGTTGAAGAAAAAGCAGGATGGATTTACCTGGATTGTAAATGAAAGGATTGATAATCAACTAGGGGTTTTTGTATTTCAGTTTTCGCTTGATTCTATCAAAAATACCGATGCTCAGTCGCTGCTAGCACTACGAAATAAAGTTTTATACGAACAGGTTCCCGGCCAATATCCCGGATCGTATATGACTACCGAAGAGAATTTTCCGGTTCATGTTACTAAGTGCAAGTTTGCCGGACGTAAATGGACAGAGTTAAGAGGTTTATGGAAAGTACAGGGCGATTTTATGGGTGGTCCGTTTGTTGATTATTTCTTTGCTGATGCCGAAACCAATAAATTAATAATGCTTGAAGGATATGTATATGCACCTTCAAAACCCAATAAAGCTAATTTTGTAAGAGAAGTGGAAGCCGTATTAAAAACCTTTATGCCCGTATAATTTCTGATAATTGGTCCGATATCAAATAAGTACTCCGGTTGTTAAAATATCTTAATCTTGATATCGGACCATTGAAATAGATGTAAGAAAGCCATATACTTACATCATGAAACAGTTTTTTATTTTACTTCTAACTATCTTATTTTCGGTAGTAACATATGCTCAGCAAGATGAAGTTGATCATTTAATTGATCAGGGAGTGGCGCTTCAAAATCATGGTCTTTATCGCGATGCAATTACCAAATACAACCAGGCTTTAGCAAAAGATAAAAATAATTTACGAGCTAAATATGAAATGGCTTACTCACAGCTCGAGCTCGAAAATTGGGAAGAAGCTATTTACTATAGTTTTGATGTTGTTAGTGAAAAATCGGCGTATTATACCGAGTCGTGTATGATATATGGAGCAGCCCTTGATTACAATGGTAAAACAAAAAGCGCCATTCGCTTTTATCGTCGAATGATTAAAGAAAATCCAAACGAATATTTGTTTTATTATAATTTGGCTCTTATCTATTATAAGCAAAATGACATTGACGAAGCTGAAAAGACTGTTGAAAAGGCCATCCAACTTAATAAAATGCACATGAGCAGTCATCTGCTTTTATCTTCTATCATGCAAAAAAAAGGAGATCGATTAAAGAGCATGCTTCCGTTGTATTACTTTTTATTATTTGAACAGGATACTAAACGCAGCATTGATGCTTATAATCAATTGCAACAAATATGGACTTTATCGGCCATGAATACAGGAGGGGCGATAGCCATTTCAGTAGGATTGAAATCGAAAAATACAGGAATGTCAGCATTGGAGTTGGGTGTTGGAACCATTGCAGCCACTCATTTAATGGATGATGAAAAAAATGAAGCTGAAGATTATCAAAGAA includes:
- a CDS encoding energy transducer TonB, producing MKVKKYKHADLERKRSFFFQIGLIVALAASLAAFEWSTEDISEPITYTGDEPYEEDLVLPQVIKLEEKKPEPIKKQEILAPVLEITDNSDPDAGDFNFTSEDMPDVPIEIPEMIKEPEEDNSVYVFVERMPEPPGGMEGLMKYFAESIRYPVVCAEMGIQGRVYVSFVVEKDGSIADAKVLRSPDANLSKEALRVVKNMQAWTPGRQGGKPVKVTYTVPVSFRLQK
- a CDS encoding DUF4837 family protein, which gives rise to MQNYLSKSNILQLSAALVVSVIFIAVSCKNTVNEVKPRALGAPGEVLLVIDNDNWNSAVGDTLDVLLSDIFPALPQAENMFRKTRIEFSKFQRHFCTYRNILLVSVRPNIATNKVQFKRNEWAIDQQVAEVMAKDASELEDLIIQKWPKIKSFFYNGDIDALVKSYNRVYEPTVVDMVKKEYPFSLYFPKGFELKKKQDGFTWIVNERIDNQLGVFVFQFSLDSIKNTDAQSLLALRNKVLYEQVPGQYPGSYMTTEENFPVHVTKCKFAGRKWTELRGLWKVQGDFMGGPFVDYFFADAETNKLIMLEGYVYAPSKPNKANFVREVEAVLKTFMPV
- a CDS encoding tetratricopeptide repeat protein, which encodes MKQFFILLLTILFSVVTYAQQDEVDHLIDQGVALQNHGLYRDAITKYNQALAKDKNNLRAKYEMAYSQLELENWEEAIYYSFDVVSEKSAYYTESCMIYGAALDYNGKTKSAIRFYRRMIKENPNEYLFYYNLALIYYKQNDIDEAEKTVEKAIQLNKMHMSSHLLLSSIMQKKGDRLKSMLPLYYFLLFEQDTKRSIDAYNQLQQIWTLSAMNTGGAIAISVGLKSKNTGMSALELGVGTIAATHLMDDEKNEAEDYQRMASQTQDLFSLMKDVKVEDLDFFALTYIDFFNLLTGSDHEYAYSYYISNCVYKEKVLAWLTENNREFSKFMEWMELQQ